ATGAAATCGGGAGTGAGGGCGTCAAAGTTAAACGCAGTATCTGTCATCGTGATGATAAAAGGGCTCGTTGCCGAGCCCTTTCCTATTATTGGTTGCTGCTAGAGAGCTAGAGCTTTTTGATAAATCGACTTTCCACTTGTACGGAGAAGTCGTTGCTGTCACTCAGTATAAACTGAATTGTCGAGACAGGTGAACTTAGCGCATCCGGATCGGCGCCAAGGCTCATTGGCAGGTTATACACTTCACCCGGTTCAACGGTAATGGTTTGTCTGCCATACCAAGTTGCATCTTTTATACCAGAAACACTTAACGTGTACTGTTGCTCTTGCTGGGTTTTATTGATGACTTTTAGGGTGTAGGTATTCTCAACTAAGCCATCACTGTTTACTCGGAATAACTGATTGCGATCGCGCAGTACACTGAGACCTGCAGGGTCGACCGCCGATACTTGAACAAAGAACAAGGCAATCATGACCAGCAGTACCGCGCCGTAACCGAGTAGCTTTGGTCGCATTACCTTAGTGTGTTTGCCCGATAAGCGGTGCTCGGTGGTGTAGCTGATCAGTCCCTTGTCGTAACCCATGCGATCCATGGTTTTGTCACAGGCATCGATACAAGCGCCGCAGTTAATACATTCGTATTGCAGACCGTCGCGAATATCGATGCCTGTTGGGCAGACCTGCACGCAGAGATCGCAGTCGATACAGTCACCCAATCCAAGCTGTTTCGGATCCGCCTTGCGAGAGCGAGGCCCCCGCTTTTCACCGCGCTTAGTGTTGTAACCGACGATGAAGGTGTCTTTGTCGAACATTGCCGACTGGAAGCGAGCATACGGGCACATGTGGATACACATGATCGAGCGCATCCAGCCTGCATTGGCGTAAGTACATGCGGCAAAGAATACGACCCAGAACACAGGCCAAAAGCTGGCGTTGAAGGTGAAGAAGTCGCTGACCAGTGGACCAATGGGTACAAAGTAGCCGGTAAAGGTAAAGCCTGTGGCAAGGGCAATCGCTATCCAAGCTGCGTGCTTGAGGCCTTTGCGTGCGATGAGGTTACCCGTGAGCTTGCCGCTATCTTGCTTGCGGCGCTTGTTGGCACTGCCTTCGAGCTTTTCTTCAAACCAGATGTACATAAAGGTCCAAACGGTTTGTGGGCATAAGTAGCCACACCATACGCGACCTAAAAAGGTGGTGATAAAGAATAGACCAAACGCGGCGACCATAAATAGCAGCGCAAGTAGGGTGAGATCTTGCGGATAAAGGGTGGTACCAAAAAAGTTAAACTGCTGATTACCGATATCGAGCAGTACCGCTTGTCTCTCGCCATAAGGTATCCATGGCACCAGGGCAAATAACACCAGTAGGAACCAGCCGCCATAGCGTCTTAATTTCTGAAAGGTACCTTTACTCTCTCGAACATAGATTCGGTTGCTTGGGTTGAATCTGTCGCCGTTGCCTTTGTGGGTTTTGGGGTTGAACGTTTTAGGCGTCACATCCTTTACGTCGATTTTGTCCTGACTCATTGTTGAGTGTCCTTCTTGGGCTGACGGTGCGTTTCGTACACACTCTATCTTTTCCGACATTGCAGTAACTGTGTACTGTGCCATGCCACATTATTTGGCAGTGCTATTCAGTACGCAGTATGAAAACCCAAGGATTATAACCTTGATAACAATTTCATTTCTTTAAGGCTATCAACCTTTAACAACAAAATGAGCGAGCGGTCATAGAAAAAACGACCCTATAAAGGGTCGTTTTTATAACTCATGGTTATTTGATGATACCGCGAGCCTTGAGCAACGCAGTCTTGAAATCATCTTCTTGGTCTTTGGCAAGACCCGGGATCATCTCGTCTTTTTTGCTGTTACGCATCTTTAGATGATAGATAAGTACATCATCAGTTAGCTCTTCGAGTTTGCCTTCATAGCCAGCTTCTTTAGCGAGCTTAACTAGGAATTCAAGCAGATTGAGGTCGGAATCTTTTTGCCATTCAGGGTGAATGAGCTCGATCAGTTCGTTGACGCGGTGACACTTCATAACTTTCTCCACAAAATTTATAGGTATTTTTGAGTAAAAGTATCAAAGATCATTGAGAATACCAATATGTGGTGAAATAGAAGACAAAAAAAAGCGCAGACAGACTGTAATGCTTGTAAGTTAAGAAGCTAACACCTTTTAGAAGGCCTAGTCGCATAGCGACTGGGCCTTCTTTTTACCGCTCTTGGATAGCTCCTATCTCGCCTTTCTGGCAACGTAAAACTCTCAGCCATATCTAGGATATAGTTCATCACCTCCGGGATTCTTCCAGGTGCGACGGCAGGAAGGAGTTGTAACTGTCCTATTAAGAACAACGAAGCTTGTTTAAAGCCTATCTGGTAAGGCATTACCTTGTTTTGGTCGTAGGCCATTTGGCACATTAAGAACCGAAGTAAGTTATAGGCCAACAGCATCCCCCACAGTTCTTGTTCTATTAGTTCGGGCTTTTTGCTTCTTAGAGTCAGGTTGTTTTGAAGCATATATTGTTTCATCTCTCGATAACCCAACTCTATCTCCCATCGATGTCCATAAAGCTCTGAGATGTCTTTTCCTGGGTAGCGCAAGGGGTCAGTCATCGAGGTTAACAACCGTACCTCCTTACCCTTAATAGTCTTAGTTATCAATCGAGCTTCCAGTGTTTCTGGTGCATCGTGCCACTTTTCCTAGCTTGAGGGGATAGCTTTAATTCGACCAACTCTTGCCCACGCCCTAACTTGCGAAGCATTGTGTATTGAGCTCCTTTACGCATTGGAATAAGCCAATGCCTCTCTACCCTGTTGTCTGCCAACGGTGCAATAGTCCTAGAGCGTAAAAACCTCTATCGAAGATAGTTAGGCTATGGTCGGGAGAGCGCTCAATGAGCTCCGTAGTTAAGTCCACTTCGCTCTTTGATGTAGAGTCGAACGATGCACTATTTAGAAGGTGACTTGTCAGCTCCATATGGCAGACCATTCGGACCTGAGGGTATTCGGACGAGCACTTTTGATTCCGAGTTCGACTGAAGCGCTCATCATTGTCTTTAGTATCAGGGGTTCGCCAGACTACACCGTCGACCGCATGAAGTGTTAAACCATGCCAGTCTGGGTGGGGCGTTTTGTCATTCCATAGTTTCTGCGTTTGAGTAAAGACGGATTTCATGACATCGGAGCCCAGCCTTTGTCTTGCCTGAATTACTGCACTCGGAGCAACAAATGGCTTCTTACCTGGGAGAAGAATATCCAGCTTCGAGACGACCTTCTCCATGGACAAATGGCGATACAGAGACATCCCAACAACACTCCAAACCATCATTTCCATTGGTAACCTTCGTCTGCGAATAGTCGTAATTCCTGTATCTTCCAAACACTGGGAAATGAGTTCTGGAGAAAGCAGATCAGATAAACCCGAAAGTTGCTCTGCAGAGAATTGATGAACTTGGTTAAGAGCCTGTCTTAAAAACATAAAAAAAATCCGAGTGCATTGAATACACTCGGATTTTGACACTTTGAATGGATCGTTCAACCGATCATTTAGTTGTTAACTGATCGGCATTACAGACAGACTGCGCTTTTTATTAAGCTGCCTTAACAACGCTTGTTGGCGTTGATGTCATTCGGACACCTTGCTCAACTAGGGTCATTGAAGGAGCGACTTTTTTCGCGACAGGTGCAGCGACAAAACCACTGCGACGACGCATTAACGCACTACGGTTAGCCGAGTACGAAAACCTGACGGGTGTTGGGCGCATATTGTTGTAACCTAACAAGTCAGGCAATTCCGTTGCCAAATACATGGCCTGATCACCTATGAGAAACACTGAATAGACTCCCAATGTCGCTCTTTTTTGACTGATGCCACTCCAAATAAGTAATCAGGAATAACGGTGTGCATGCACACCACGCATAGAATAGCAGTAAGCGTCTGGATATTCGATAGATCTCATAAAAAAAGTGGTTATTTTTTCTTCACTGACTCTGTGCGCGTAACGTTTGTTTTCTCTCGCGATTTACGATACAACACTAGCTGTGTCTTCGGTTATAAAGGGAACTAAGTATGTCTTTTTTCACAAAAACCTTAGCAAGTTTTGGAATAGGGGCAGCCAAAGTTGACTCTGTTCTGTATCAAGAGTTTCTGCATCCTGGAGAAACCGCAAAAGTGACCATTCATGTTTATGGTGGTAAAACCGCGCAAACAGTAGACAACATCAAGCTCAAGCTCTGCTGCCGTTACATCGACGAGGTAGCGCAAAACCAAAACGACAACAGTAACCATCCCGGGGCGCCAAAAAAGAAAGTTTCCAAAACCTATGAATTGCAATCTTGGACGCTGCCGTATGCCTTTACTATAGAACCTGGTGAAACTCGTGACTTCGATGTTGAACTGGATGTGCCCTGGAATACTCCGGTGACAATCGGTGATTCACGTGTGTGGCTAGAGACCGGCCTCGATATTGCCATGGCAGCGGATCCGAAAGACAAAGATATGCTGACCGTTCGCCCCGATCCTCTCATTGATGGCATTTTTGTCGCGCTTGAAGATCAAGGGCTGCGCATACGCCAAGTGGAATGCGAAGCAGCGAAAGGCTTTGCGATGCCTTTTGTTCAAGAGTTTGAGTTTGTGCCGACCACAGGTCCCTATCACGGCCGCTGGCGAGAGTTAGAGATCATTGCGTATCGAAGTGAGGATGAACTTAAGTTATGGTTCGAGATTGACCGTAATAAAGAAGGGGTCAAAGGTATGTTGTCTAGTTTGATTGGCCTTGGCCAGCTTAAACGCGAGCTCACTTTGCCAAGTTCTCTTTCTGGTGAAGAAGCGGGCAAGCAAGTACTGGACTACCTAGAGCAAACAACCTAACTTTGAGCTAACACATGTTCGCTGACTGTGGCATACTCTGATTTTGTCACCAAAATCAGAGTATGCGGGTATGTCGATGATCACTTCCCACTACAGCGCACGTGAAGAGTGGGCTAACAGTGTTACCCATGGCATTGGTATCCTGCTGTCGATCGTAGGTTTGGTATTGCTGCTGCAGCGCTCACTGGCCGCAGATGCCGATGTGATGACCATAATCAGTATGAGTCTGTATGGCGGCAGCATGATCACCTTGTTCTTCGCCTCTACCCTGTATCACTCTATTCCGCACCCCAGCAGTAAACGTTGGCTCAAGACCTTTGATCACTGCGCTATTTTCTTACTGATCGCGGGTAGCTATACCCCATTTATGCTGGTGAGTTTACGCACGCCACTTGCGATTGGATTGATGGTGGTTATTTGGGCGCTTGCTGTAATTGGCATTATCATGAAGCTGTTTTTTGTCTATCGCTTCAAGCGCGCGTCATTGATTACTTATCTGGTGATGGGGTGGTTATCGCTAATCGTAATTTACCAGCTTGCCAAACACCTTGACCCTTCTGGTCTAATTCTACTAGCTGCCGGCGGGGCAATTTACACACTGGGCGTGGTGTTCTACGCCAACAAGCGCATACCTTTCAACCACGCCATCTGGCATCTGTTTGTGTTAGGGGGGGCTGCGTGTCACTTTTTTGCCATATATTGGTACGTGACACCGGTGTAACTGAGATAACGCCGCGAATTAGCGGCGCCAGAATGCAGGGAAGAACAGTACGATCAGCGTGAGGATTTCCAAGCGCCCCATTAACATACCTAAACTCAGTAACCATTTTGCCGCATCGGGCAGCGGAGCGAAGTTCCCTGTAGGGCCAATGATTGAGCCCATTCCCGGTCCCACATTAGCAACAGCGGTAATCGCACCAGAGATACTGGTGGTAGGGTCTAAACCCATCGCGCTCAGTGCCCCAGCAAGGGCGATAATAGTGACAAAGAACATCAAGCCAAATGCCACCACTGAGCGAACAATGTCATCGTTCACTGGTCGCTGGTTGTAACGTTGTACGAATACACCAGAAGGGTGAATAAGCTTCATCATTTGTTTGTGCAGCAGGGTCACCGCAATCTGAAAGCGGAAGATTTTAATGCCACCAGATGTTGAACCGGAACATGCCCCCACCATCATCATAAACGCAAACACCACTGACGGTAGTGGTCCCCAAGCGGTGAAGTCTTCCAAGCCAAATCCGGTCGTCGTGACCACTGAGACGATGTTGAACATAGAGACGCGAAAGGCATCATCTAAGGCATAGCCGTCCTCGAAAAACAACCAAAGAGCCACAACCGTACTGGCTATCAAGAACAAATAACCAAAGCCGCGCACTTGAGCGTCATTGAACAACACTCTAGGGTCGCGCTTCGACAGTGCGGCCACAAATAACAAGAAGGGTAAACCACCTAAGAACATAAATACGGTACCCACCCAATGTGACCCTTCTGAGAAGTGGTTCATTGAGCCATCAGAGGTGGAGTAGCCGCCAGTGGACAACGTGGTAAACGAGTGGTTAATGGCATCGAATAGATTCATGCCTGTAGCAAGATAGCCGAGTAAGCACAGCCCGGTTAGCACTAAATACACCACCACGATATTTTTCGCGACGGTCTTCGCTCGCGGACTGCTTTTATCAGACCAGTCAGAAGACTCGGTCTGGAACAGTCGCATCCCGCCGACGTTGAGCATTGGCAAGACAGCGACTGCCATCACAATAAAGCCGATGCCGCCGAGCCACTGTAATATTGAGCGCCATAGCAAGATACTTGGTGCCATGTTGTCTAGTCCACTGAGCACGGTCGAGCCAGTGGTGGTGATGCCTGACATGGTTTCAAAGTAGGCGTCGGTAAAACTAATGTGGTTGATGAACACAAAAGGCAGCGCCGCAAACGCGCTGGCAATGGTCCACACCAAACTGGTGATCAAGAACATGTCTCGAACACCCAGCTTAAAGTGTTTGGTTCGGCCGATGGATAGGCACAGGAAAGCCGCGATATGAGTAATGATGACAGCAAGACCAAAGTCCAGAAAGCCATCAGTACCAGTAAAGAAGGCGACTAGAGTCGGCACGTACATAAATAGGGCGAGCTTAGAGAGCACCAACCCTATAACGAACGAGACCGGACGGGCGTTAACCATAAAATTGCCTTACAAGAAGAACGCGCTCGGCTGGAATAATGCCTCAACATCAGGCACGTATTTCTTATCAACCAAGAACATCACCACGTGGTCATCTTGCTCGATAATGGTTCGGTCGTGGGCAATCAATACTTCTTCACCACGCACAATCGCGCCAATAGTGGTACCTGGTGGTAGTTTGATTTCGCCAATGGCTTTGCCAACCACTTTGGATGTGGTTTCATCACCATGCGCAACGGCTTCAATGGCCTCAGCAGCGCCGCGACGCAGTGAAGACACGTTAACGATATCTGCACGACGAACGTGAGTAAGTAGAGCTGAAATCGTCGCTTGCTGCGGTGAGATTGCTACATCAATGGTGCCGCCTTGTACCAGGTCAACATAAGCGCCGCGCTGGATAAGTACCATCACCTTTTTTGCGCCCATTTTCTTCGCCAGCATCGCCGACATGATGTTGGTTTCATCTTCGTTGGTGAGCGCAATAAATACATCGACTTGATCGATGTTTTCCTCTGCAAGCAACTCTTGGTCAGCGGCATCACCACAGAAGACAATAGTGT
The Vibrio sp. CB1-14 DNA segment above includes these coding regions:
- a CDS encoding TrkH family potassium uptake protein, whose translation is MVNARPVSFVIGLVLSKLALFMYVPTLVAFFTGTDGFLDFGLAVIITHIAAFLCLSIGRTKHFKLGVRDMFLITSLVWTIASAFAALPFVFINHISFTDAYFETMSGITTTGSTVLSGLDNMAPSILLWRSILQWLGGIGFIVMAVAVLPMLNVGGMRLFQTESSDWSDKSSPRAKTVAKNIVVVYLVLTGLCLLGYLATGMNLFDAINHSFTTLSTGGYSTSDGSMNHFSEGSHWVGTVFMFLGGLPFLLFVAALSKRDPRVLFNDAQVRGFGYLFLIASTVVALWLFFEDGYALDDAFRVSMFNIVSVVTTTGFGLEDFTAWGPLPSVVFAFMMMVGACSGSTSGGIKIFRFQIAVTLLHKQMMKLIHPSGVFVQRYNQRPVNDDIVRSVVAFGLMFFVTIIALAGALSAMGLDPTTSISGAITAVANVGPGMGSIIGPTGNFAPLPDAAKWLLSLGMLMGRLEILTLIVLFFPAFWRR
- a CDS encoding YihD family protein, with protein sequence MKCHRVNELIELIHPEWQKDSDLNLLEFLVKLAKEAGYEGKLEELTDDVLIYHLKMRNSKKDEMIPGLAKDQEDDFKTALLKARGIIK
- the trhA gene encoding PAQR family membrane homeostasis protein TrhA; the protein is MITSHYSAREEWANSVTHGIGILLSIVGLVLLLQRSLAADADVMTIISMSLYGGSMITLFFASTLYHSIPHPSSKRWLKTFDHCAIFLLIAGSYTPFMLVSLRTPLAIGLMVVIWALAVIGIIMKLFFVYRFKRASLITYLVMGWLSLIVIYQLAKHLDPSGLILLAAGGAIYTLGVVFYANKRIPFNHAIWHLFVLGGAACHFFAIYWYVTPV
- the ccoG gene encoding cytochrome c oxidase accessory protein CcoG, translated to MSQDKIDVKDVTPKTFNPKTHKGNGDRFNPSNRIYVRESKGTFQKLRRYGGWFLLVLFALVPWIPYGERQAVLLDIGNQQFNFFGTTLYPQDLTLLALLFMVAAFGLFFITTFLGRVWCGYLCPQTVWTFMYIWFEEKLEGSANKRRKQDSGKLTGNLIARKGLKHAAWIAIALATGFTFTGYFVPIGPLVSDFFTFNASFWPVFWVVFFAACTYANAGWMRSIMCIHMCPYARFQSAMFDKDTFIVGYNTKRGEKRGPRSRKADPKQLGLGDCIDCDLCVQVCPTGIDIRDGLQYECINCGACIDACDKTMDRMGYDKGLISYTTEHRLSGKHTKVMRPKLLGYGAVLLVMIALFFVQVSAVDPAGLSVLRDRNQLFRVNSDGLVENTYTLKVINKTQQEQQYTLSVSGIKDATWYGRQTITVEPGEVYNLPMSLGADPDALSSPVSTIQFILSDSNDFSVQVESRFIKKL
- a CDS encoding sporulation protein — translated: MSFFTKTLASFGIGAAKVDSVLYQEFLHPGETAKVTIHVYGGKTAQTVDNIKLKLCCRYIDEVAQNQNDNSNHPGAPKKKVSKTYELQSWTLPYAFTIEPGETRDFDVELDVPWNTPVTIGDSRVWLETGLDIAMAADPKDKDMLTVRPDPLIDGIFVALEDQGLRIRQVECEAAKGFAMPFVQEFEFVPTTGPYHGRWRELEIIAYRSEDELKLWFEIDRNKEGVKGMLSSLIGLGQLKRELTLPSSLSGEEAGKQVLDYLEQTT